Within the Pirellulales bacterium genome, the region CCCAGGTGCAGCGGCGAAAGATCGAGCGGAATGTCGCGCATGTAATCGGCCCAGGGGCGGTCGAAGCAGATGATCGTGGGCGTTTGAGGATCGGTCTGACGCACGACCTCGATCGCTCGCACGGCCAGCCGCAGGCGATCCTCCTCGCTGAGCTCGAGCATCTCGGTCGAGTAGAGCCGGGCCGCGCATTGCCAGACGTGGACGCGTCCCTTGTAACGCTCGACGACGCGCCGCACATAGTCGCAGACCAGCTCTTGCAGGTTCTCGAAATCGCCTTCCCACAGGCACACCCAGTCGGGCAGACCACGGCGATCGAAGGCCAGCAGCGGTCCGCCGCAGATGCGCATCTGCCGGGCTTCGCACCAGGCGAGCTGGGCGTCGCAGCGATCCCATCGGGCCGCCCCTTCATCGGCCTCGATGTCGTGCCAGGAGAAGGGAATTCGGACCGTATTGAAGGCCTTGGACAGGGCGTCGCCCAAGGCGCCCGTGGGAACGGTCGTACCGAGATTCACCCCCAAGAGCGAGGCCAGCTTCGGCGCCTGGCGATGCCGGGCCACGAAGGCCTGATCGGCGAACGTGCGCACGAGCGCCTCGGTCGCCTCGAGCGCCGCTCGCAGCGATTGCGTGGCGGCTGCAGCGGCCAACTCGGGCTTGGTTTGCGAGGTGGCCGCCCGGGCAAATTGCCGCGTCGCTTCGCGGAGGTTCGCCGACACATCGTCGGGGATGAGCATGCCCATGCCCGTCCACTCGGCGATCTGATTGCGCAGTTGGTTGATCTTGCCGCGAGCGAGCTCGACCTCGAGATGGTAGGGCGTGGCGCGCTCGACGAGCGTGCCGGTGGTGAGCACGAGCTTGCCGTGCCCCTCGACATGCCAAGGGACGTGCAGGCAGCCCGAATCGGAGGCCTCGCGCTCGATGAGGAAGCCCCCTTCGATGGGGCGCGTTCGGCACAGCCAGGGGACGTAATCCGGCCCGGCGAGAAAGGTGCGCTCCAGGTCGCGCGGCGCGAGTCGTTCGGGAGGATGGACCAGAAAGCGGTGCTGCCCCATCTGGTCTCCCTGCCGGTGCGCGCGACGAGGATGAAAAGAGCCGTGCGAGCGTCTAGGGCGATTTCGCCGGCGCGGCAACGTGTCGAACGACGTGAAACGCGAGTCTAACGGACGCCGCCACGCGGAACAAGCAAGGCGGCCGGAACGCATGGTGGGGCGTCAGGCGATGATCTTATGCAGTATGTGCCCTTCGACGTCGGTCAGTCGCATGTTGCGCCCCGCGTGGAAGAAGGTCAGCTCCTCGTGGTCGAGCCCCATCAGGTGCAGGATGGTGGCGTGCAGGTCGTGGATGTGGACCTTGTCTTCGACCGCCGCCATGCCGAACTCGTCGGTGGCGCCGTAAATCGTGCCGCCACGGATGCCGCCGCCGGCCATCCAGCAACTGAAGCCGCGTGGGTTGTGGTCGCGCCCCTTGCCGTTCTGGGCGGTGGGGGTGCGACCGAACTCCCCCGTCCAGACGACGAGCGTTTCGTCCAGCAACCCTCGCTCCTTGAGATCGGAGAGCAACGTCGCGATCGGCTGGTCGGTCTCGCCGCAGTGCAACTCGTGATTCATGTTCACGTCGCCGTGGGCGTCCCAGTTCTCGTCGTTGTGCCCGCCGCCGGAATAGACCTGCACGAAGCGCACGCCGCGCTCGACGAGTCGGCGGGCCATCAGGCAGCGCCGGCCGAAGCGTTCGGTCAATTCGTTGTCGAGTCCGTAGCGGCGTTGCGTCGCCGCCGTTTCTTCGGCCAGATTGACGGCCGAAGGGGCGTGCGCCTGCATGCGGAAGGCCAACTCGTAACTCGCCAGCCGGGCCGAGAGCTCCGACTGACGGGGCAGGCGGGCTTGATGGAGATCGCCCAGCCGCGCGAGCAGGTCGAGTTGTCCGCGACGCTGGGCCGTCGTCACGCCGTCGGGAGGACTGAGATCGATGAGCGGATCGCCCGACGTGCGAAATTGCGTCCCTTGATAGGCCGCGGGCATGAAGCCCGAGTTCCAGTTCGGCGCTCCGCCGATCGGTCCCCCCCGGTGGTCGAGCAGCACGACGTAGGCGGGCAAGTCTTGGTTGACGGTTCCCAGCCCGTACGTCACCCACG harbors:
- a CDS encoding DUF1501 domain-containing protein produces the protein MTPNSQACGQTRREFFWQAGGGLTASALAYLLAQDGFFASTAKAAGSAEMESPFAPKLPHFAPQAKSVVFIFCYGGVSQVDTWDPKPALDKWNGQPIPNLDHDPLFKVRNPGTLLASTRRFSPAGQAGIPVSDLFPHLARHVDDLAVIRSCYADSFAHGSGLLQMNTGFLRQGYPSLGSWVTYGLGTVNQDLPAYVVLLDHRGGPIGGAPNWNSGFMPAAYQGTQFRTSGDPLIDLSPPDGVTTAQRRGQLDLLARLGDLHQARLPRQSELSARLASYELAFRMQAHAPSAVNLAEETAATQRRYGLDNELTERFGRRCLMARRLVERGVRFVQVYSGGGHNDENWDAHGDVNMNHELHCGETDQPIATLLSDLKERGLLDETLVVWTGEFGRTPTAQNGKGRDHNPRGFSCWMAGGGIRGGTIYGATDEFGMAAVEDKVHIHDLHATILHLMGLDHEELTFFHAGRNMRLTDVEGHILHKIIA
- a CDS encoding endo-1,4-beta-xylanase, with the protein product MGQHRFLVHPPERLAPRDLERTFLAGPDYVPWLCRTRPIEGGFLIEREASDSGCLHVPWHVEGHGKLVLTTGTLVERATPYHLEVELARGKINQLRNQIAEWTGMGMLIPDDVSANLREATRQFARAATSQTKPELAAAAATQSLRAALEATEALVRTFADQAFVARHRQAPKLASLLGVNLGTTVPTGALGDALSKAFNTVRIPFSWHDIEADEGAARWDRCDAQLAWCEARQMRICGGPLLAFDRRGLPDWVCLWEGDFENLQELVCDYVRRVVERYKGRVHVWQCAARLYSTEMLELSEEDRLRLAVRAIEVVRQTDPQTPTIICFDRPWADYMRDIPLDLSPLHLGDALVRSGLGLAGLVLEINVGTEPGGSVPRDPLEMSRLIDRWSSLGLPLVVELTLPSSDAPDPRGRPVIAPMPEALPGGWTAAAQQSWVERYAPLLLAKPAVHALVWNQCCDSEPHDYPHAGIIDASGRAKPALGTLARLRREHLQ